From Longimicrobiales bacterium, a single genomic window includes:
- the tsaD gene encoding tRNA (adenosine(37)-N6)-threonylcarbamoyltransferase complex transferase subunit TsaD, which produces MNSPLVLAIETSCDETSAAVLRAPRELLGHVILSQDVHAIYGGVVPEIASRQHLTAIDDVVASALREAGVSLRDIDAVAATAGPGLIGALLVGLTYAKSLAFALDRPFVAVHHMEAHLFATELEHRDAHPPFIGLLVSGGHTMLLWVPEWGRYELLGETRDDAVGEAFDKVAKILGLGYPGGPEIQRVAADGDPKAFAFPRPMLASNQTPADADYYSFSFSGLKTAVLTRVRDLEARGELEDRRADVAASFQAAAVAVLVAKVVRAVNEKECSRVVLGGGVAASRALRAALAAALPDGQLYSPSIRLATDNAAMIARAAVYHLERGHRAGLDVSARSDLTFPGMSRRDGVAA; this is translated from the coding sequence GTGAACAGCCCGCTCGTCCTCGCCATCGAGACATCGTGTGATGAGACGTCGGCCGCCGTCCTGCGCGCGCCGCGCGAGCTGCTGGGCCATGTGATCCTGTCGCAGGACGTGCACGCCATCTATGGCGGCGTCGTCCCGGAGATCGCGTCGCGCCAGCACCTCACCGCGATCGACGATGTCGTCGCCAGCGCTCTCCGCGAGGCCGGCGTCAGCCTGCGCGACATCGATGCGGTCGCGGCCACGGCCGGACCCGGTCTCATCGGTGCGCTGCTCGTTGGACTGACGTACGCGAAATCCCTGGCGTTTGCGCTCGACCGGCCGTTCGTGGCGGTGCATCATATGGAAGCACATCTCTTTGCCACTGAGCTCGAGCACCGTGACGCGCACCCGCCGTTCATCGGCCTGCTCGTCTCCGGTGGCCACACGATGCTGCTCTGGGTGCCGGAGTGGGGCCGCTACGAACTGCTCGGCGAGACGCGGGACGACGCCGTCGGCGAAGCGTTCGACAAGGTCGCGAAGATCCTCGGACTCGGCTATCCGGGAGGGCCGGAGATCCAGCGCGTGGCGGCGGACGGCGACCCGAAGGCTTTCGCTTTCCCACGCCCGATGCTCGCATCGAATCAGACGCCCGCCGACGCCGATTACTACTCGTTCTCGTTCAGTGGCCTGAAGACCGCCGTGCTCACGCGCGTGCGCGACCTGGAGGCGCGTGGCGAGCTCGAGGACCGGCGTGCCGATGTGGCCGCATCGTTCCAGGCCGCGGCCGTGGCCGTGCTCGTCGCCAAGGTCGTGCGCGCGGTAAATGAGAAGGAGTGCTCGCGTGTGGTGCTCGGCGGCGGAGTCGCCGCCAGCCGCGCGCTCCGTGCCGCGCTCGCAGCGGCCCTGCCGGACGGCCAGCTGTACAGCCCGTCCATCCGGCTGGCGACGGACAACGCGGCCATGATCGCACGCGCGGCCGTGTACCATCTCGAACGCGGTCACCGTGCGGGCCTGGACGTGTCCGCGCGCTCCGACCTGACGTTCCCGGGCATGTCGCGACGGGACGGGGTGGCCGCCTGA
- a CDS encoding CdaR family protein, with product MLRRVIEWATNDWALKLTALVLAFLMWITVRADEPGQWSWEVPVRVVNNDADWVVTGPPVPAEVTLYLRGPYRELLRASSDMPEVIVPVAPEEVTDSTEVFQLRNSWVSLPSGTDRVEVIQLLPSSVRIPFDRIGTRIIPVAAPLIGEPPPGYELIGDIVIEPVAVRAAGAGRAIARMDSVRLPPIDLRSVRTYDTLELTIDTIGSGLIISPRTVRVFVPVGPVAGDTAVTPIVPRGSRPPPRD from the coding sequence GTGCTGCGTCGCGTCATAGAGTGGGCCACCAACGACTGGGCGCTCAAGCTCACCGCGCTCGTCCTCGCGTTCCTCATGTGGATCACCGTCCGCGCCGATGAGCCCGGCCAGTGGAGCTGGGAAGTACCCGTGCGCGTAGTCAACAACGATGCCGACTGGGTCGTCACGGGACCGCCCGTCCCCGCCGAAGTGACGCTCTACCTGCGCGGACCGTATCGTGAGCTGCTGCGCGCTTCCTCCGACATGCCGGAAGTCATCGTGCCGGTAGCTCCGGAAGAGGTCACGGACTCGACCGAGGTCTTTCAGCTTCGCAACAGCTGGGTGAGCCTGCCGAGCGGCACCGATCGGGTCGAGGTCATCCAGCTCCTGCCCAGCAGCGTGCGCATCCCGTTCGACCGGATAGGCACGCGGATCATCCCGGTCGCAGCACCACTGATCGGGGAGCCGCCTCCCGGCTACGAGCTGATCGGCGACATCGTCATCGAGCCCGTGGCCGTGCGCGCGGCCGGCGCCGGGCGCGCCATCGCACGCATGGATTCGGTGCGCCTGCCGCCGATCGACCTGCGCAGCGTGCGTACCTATGACACCCTCGAGCTCACCATCGACACCATCGGCAGCGGCCTGATCATCTCACCTCGCACCGTGCGGGTGTTCGTGCCGGTCGGTCCCGTCGCGGGTGATACCGCCGTGACACCCATTGTGCCGCGCGGCTCCCGGCCGCCACCCCGCGACTGA
- a CDS encoding TlpA disulfide reductase family protein: protein MKTRKRIVTATLIGVVAVLSALIWINRDQFTPLDIGSRAPDYRARTLDGDTISLSSFAGNVVVLNIWATWCRPCVIEMPALQRLHEELGEDGLRVVAVSVDAPPGVVGAFGEAGGNVREFVEELGLTFTVLHDPSGRIESRYQVAGLPTTFVIDRDGRIRRKVLGAREWDEAPLADEIRQLVED from the coding sequence ATGAAGACACGCAAGCGCATCGTAACGGCAACATTGATCGGCGTGGTCGCAGTGCTGTCGGCGCTGATCTGGATCAACCGCGATCAGTTCACGCCGCTCGACATTGGCAGTCGCGCTCCTGATTACCGCGCCCGCACCCTCGATGGCGACACGATCTCGCTCTCCAGCTTTGCCGGCAACGTCGTCGTGCTCAATATCTGGGCGACGTGGTGTCGCCCGTGCGTCATCGAGATGCCCGCATTGCAACGGCTGCACGAGGAGTTGGGCGAAGACGGGCTGCGCGTCGTCGCCGTCAGTGTGGATGCGCCGCCCGGCGTCGTCGGCGCATTCGGCGAGGCCGGCGGCAACGTGAGGGAGTTCGTGGAAGAGCTCGGCCTCACGTTCACCGTGCTGCACGACCCGTCGGGCCGCATCGAGTCGCGCTATCAGGTCGCCGGTCTGCCCACCACGTTCGTCATCGATCGTGATGGCAGGATCCGCCGCAAGGTGCTCGGTGCCAGGGAATGGGATGAGGCGCCGCTCGCCGATGAGATCCGTCAGCTCGTGGAGGACTGA
- a CDS encoding PASTA domain-containing protein, whose amino-acid sequence MLGDSVRRRQPKRRVPRTDGDRGPRGERNWKRLLAGLAAALILPFVIGYVVAVYVMFPPTEVSGSGTPTPDLIGRTTTEAERELVAAGLGDMEITELPHPDAEAGTVIAQSPLPGQQLRPGAGVRVALSSGPARVLVPDVLGFSAERAESMLTRAGFTVVRSDQESPAPVGRVIRTDPGPGEPRALPAEITLIVSSGPPAVTDPGAFPDSAAAPDTSAVPR is encoded by the coding sequence GTGCTGGGTGATTCCGTCCGACGGCGTCAGCCGAAACGGCGCGTCCCGCGCACTGATGGGGACCGCGGCCCGCGCGGCGAGCGCAACTGGAAACGGCTCCTGGCCGGGTTGGCCGCCGCGCTCATTCTGCCCTTCGTGATCGGATACGTGGTCGCGGTCTACGTCATGTTCCCGCCGACCGAGGTCAGTGGCAGCGGTACGCCGACGCCAGACCTCATCGGTCGTACGACCACCGAAGCGGAGCGTGAGCTGGTGGCGGCGGGGCTCGGCGACATGGAGATCACAGAGCTGCCCCACCCGGACGCGGAGGCGGGCACCGTAATCGCCCAGAGCCCCCTGCCCGGCCAGCAGCTGCGCCCCGGCGCCGGCGTGCGGGTTGCGCTGAGCAGCGGACCGGCCCGTGTGCTGGTCCCCGACGTGCTCGGGTTCAGCGCCGAGCGGGCGGAGTCGATGCTCACCCGCGCTGGCTTCACCGTCGTCCGGTCCGATCAGGAGAGCCCGGCTCCGGTGGGGCGCGTCATCCGGACCGATCCCGGCCCGGGCGAGCCGCGGGCCCTGCCGGCGGAGATCACGCTCATTGTGAGCTCGGGTCCGCCCGCGGTTACGGATCCGGGAGCGTTCCCCGATTCGGCTGCCGCACCGGATACCTCGGCCGTGCCGCGCTGA
- the rsmB gene encoding 16S rRNA (cytosine(967)-C(5))-methyltransferase RsmB: MTAPTTGRVAALETLRAVRDGALADRALDAATRRLDPRDRAWTHELVYGTFRLRGRLDHHLSRHSSRPLGALDADTLDILRLGAYQLLEMDGVPDYAAVSASVDLAKRFVRRSAGFINAVLQSLRRAPAASTFPSLKQDPVAHLTTWGSHPRWLVERWVARYGADGARRLTEANNSRPQLYLRALGEDVPGAAAALARAGVETEPFDLLPRALRMTAGTVAAALEAAPVIVQDPAAGLVVSFAGDVPSRVVDLAAAPGGKTLALACDLPDPDRLVIGADVSPRRLARLRENVARLGALAQNVVPVVADGRAPPFRAADLVLLDAPCTGTGTFRRHPDGRWRLQPGDIANLAELQAQLLDAAAPLVAADGVLVYATCSLEEEENEAQVEAFLERNSDFMLAPGQAVAEVVGADGMLRVLPHEHGVDGAFAARLRRRS; the protein is encoded by the coding sequence GTGACCGCGCCGACCACCGGACGGGTCGCCGCGCTCGAGACGCTGCGGGCGGTCCGGGATGGCGCACTCGCGGACCGCGCCCTCGACGCCGCGACCCGCCGGCTGGACCCGCGCGACCGCGCGTGGACCCACGAGCTCGTCTACGGCACCTTCCGGCTGCGCGGGCGCCTCGATCACCACCTCTCCCGGCACTCCAGCCGGCCGCTCGGCGCGCTCGATGCCGATACGCTCGATATCCTCCGGCTCGGCGCCTATCAGCTGCTCGAGATGGACGGCGTCCCCGATTACGCCGCCGTGTCCGCGTCGGTCGATCTCGCGAAGCGATTCGTGCGACGGTCAGCCGGCTTCATCAATGCGGTCCTCCAGTCCTTGCGTCGCGCGCCCGCGGCATCGACCTTCCCCTCGCTGAAGCAGGACCCCGTAGCGCACCTGACCACGTGGGGCTCACACCCGCGGTGGCTGGTCGAGAGGTGGGTCGCGCGCTACGGAGCCGACGGCGCGCGGCGGCTGACGGAAGCGAACAATTCGCGCCCGCAGCTGTATCTCCGCGCACTCGGCGAGGACGTGCCCGGTGCGGCGGCGGCGCTGGCGCGTGCAGGTGTCGAGACCGAGCCCTTCGACCTGCTGCCGCGCGCGCTGCGTATGACCGCCGGCACGGTGGCGGCAGCTCTGGAAGCGGCGCCCGTCATCGTGCAGGATCCAGCCGCCGGGCTGGTTGTGAGCTTCGCCGGCGACGTCCCGTCACGGGTCGTGGACCTGGCCGCGGCGCCCGGCGGTAAGACGCTTGCACTGGCGTGCGACCTGCCCGATCCGGACCGGTTGGTGATCGGGGCGGATGTATCGCCGCGGCGACTGGCGCGGCTTCGCGAGAATGTCGCTCGTCTGGGGGCGCTCGCGCAGAATGTCGTGCCGGTCGTAGCCGATGGCCGGGCGCCGCCGTTCCGCGCTGCGGACCTGGTGCTGCTCGATGCACCGTGTACCGGCACCGGCACGTTCCGCCGGCATCCGGATGGCCGGTGGCGCCTGCAGCCCGGCGATATCGCCAATCTCGCGGAACTGCAGGCGCAGCTGCTCGATGCGGCCGCGCCGCTCGTGGCGGCGGACGGCGTGCTCGTGTATGCGACATGTTCGCTCGAAGAGGAAGAGAACGAGGCACAGGTGGAGGCGTTTCTGGAGAGGAACAGCGATTTCATGCTCGCGCCCGGCCAGGCGGTCGCGGAGGTCGTCGGCGCGGACGGTATGCTGCGCGTGTTGCCGCACGAGCACGGCGTCGATGGCGCATTCGCGGCGCGGCTGCGCCGCCGTTCGTGA
- a CDS encoding thiazole synthase, producing MSSQTMDRPDAASLDSPFVIAGRTFNSRLIVGTGKYRTNDEMVRAIDASGAEMVTVAVRRVDLDRTKEEGILYHLDPERYFLLPNTAGCYTAEDAIRYARLGRAAGMSDWVKLEVIGDQRTLLPDGAATLEAAKVLVAEGFQVLAYTNEDVITALRLEEVGCAAVMPLASPIGSGLGLVNPYFIREIKSRLSCPVIVDAGVGTASDAALTMEQGVDGILMNTALAEAQDPVRMSLAMRLGVQAGRLAFLAGRMPRREVAVPSSPVTGMID from the coding sequence ATGAGCAGTCAGACAATGGACAGGCCCGATGCGGCGTCGCTGGATTCGCCGTTCGTCATAGCCGGACGCACGTTCAACTCGCGCCTGATCGTCGGTACGGGCAAGTACCGCACGAACGATGAGATGGTGCGCGCGATCGATGCGTCGGGCGCCGAGATGGTGACGGTCGCCGTACGTCGTGTCGATCTCGATCGCACGAAGGAAGAGGGGATCCTCTATCATCTCGACCCGGAGCGCTATTTCCTGCTGCCGAACACCGCGGGCTGCTATACTGCCGAGGACGCGATCCGCTACGCGCGGCTGGGCCGTGCGGCGGGCATGAGCGACTGGGTGAAGCTCGAGGTGATCGGCGACCAGCGTACGCTGCTGCCCGATGGCGCCGCGACGCTCGAGGCGGCGAAGGTGCTCGTTGCGGAGGGGTTCCAGGTCCTCGCGTACACCAACGAGGACGTCATTACGGCGCTTCGGCTCGAGGAGGTCGGCTGCGCGGCCGTCATGCCGCTCGCGAGCCCGATCGGCAGTGGTCTCGGTCTCGTCAATCCATACTTCATCCGTGAGATCAAGTCGCGACTGTCCTGTCCCGTCATCGTCGATGCCGGCGTAGGTACTGCCTCCGACGCCGCACTGACGATGGAGCAGGGCGTGGACGGCATCCTGATGAACACGGCGCTGGCCGAGGCGCAAGACCCGGTGCGCATGTCGCTCGCGATGCGACTCGGCGTCCAGGCGGGCCGCCTCGCGTTCCTCGCCGGCCGCATGCCGCGCCGTGAGGTAGCCGTGCCGTCGTCGCCCGTCACCGGCATGATCGACTGA
- the thiS gene encoding sulfur carrier protein ThiS has product MMTVTVNGENREIAPGTTVSELLAGLGLHPRLIVVEHNREILDRTSFDMTELNAGDNLELVHFVGGG; this is encoded by the coding sequence ATGATGACGGTGACCGTAAATGGAGAAAATCGCGAGATTGCGCCGGGCACGACGGTGAGCGAGCTGCTGGCCGGGCTCGGTCTGCATCCGCGTCTGATCGTAGTCGAGCACAACCGCGAGATCCTCGATCGCACGTCGTTCGACATGACCGAGCTGAACGCGGGCGACAATCTGGAGTTGGTGCACTTCGTGGGGGGCGGATGA
- a CDS encoding thiamine phosphate synthase, which produces MNPLPRLHLITDDVVLADPRFPDTAERVLECCGRTVALHVRAPSATGAQLHAIAARLQTAALRAGAWLLVNDRVDVAMAVRANGVQLGARSLPVADARALLGTGARIGCSVHGVMEALQAEGDGADFVVLGTIFESASHAGRAAAGTRLVRDAATRTVLPVIAIGGITPARIADVADAGAHGAAVLGGLWRAGDPAAAAADYVAAAQAAWPQQNSDDLHDGRTR; this is translated from the coding sequence TTGAATCCGCTGCCGCGACTGCATCTCATTACCGATGATGTCGTGCTCGCGGATCCGCGGTTTCCGGATACGGCCGAACGTGTTCTCGAGTGCTGCGGCAGGACGGTGGCATTGCACGTGAGGGCCCCTTCGGCCACTGGCGCGCAGCTCCATGCGATCGCTGCGCGACTCCAGACCGCGGCGCTGCGCGCGGGCGCCTGGCTGCTCGTCAACGACCGCGTGGACGTCGCCATGGCCGTGCGCGCGAACGGCGTACAGCTCGGCGCCCGCTCGCTGCCTGTCGCGGATGCGCGCGCACTGCTCGGGACCGGCGCGCGCATCGGCTGCTCCGTCCACGGCGTGATGGAGGCCCTCCAGGCGGAGGGCGACGGAGCGGATTTCGTCGTGCTGGGTACCATCTTCGAGTCCGCGTCGCACGCCGGCCGTGCGGCCGCCGGCACGCGGCTGGTGCGAGACGCGGCAACCCGGACGGTGCTGCCCGTGATCGCGATCGGTGGTATTACCCCTGCCCGCATCGCCGACGTGGCAGATGCCGGCGCGCATGGGGCGGCGGTGCTCGGCGGCCTGTGGCGGGCTGGTGATCCGGCGGCCGCGGCTGCGGATTACGTCGCGGCGGCACAGGCGGCCTGGCCGCAGCAGAATTCGGATGACCTACACGATGGCAGGACCCGATGA
- the fmt gene encoding methionyl-tRNA formyltransferase: MRILFWGTPDFAVPSLRALLGEGHDVVGVVTQPDRPAGRGRTVRLSPVKLVAQDEALPVLQPESARGDDFLTVIRALEPELSVVVAYGQILKREVLDVPSLGSLNVHASLLPDLRGAAPINWAIRLGHQDTGVTIMRMVERMDAGPILHQVVEPIGEEETGSDLWVRLSEIGAEALIEALALMELGEISEREQDESRATYAPRITRETARVDWHDNAVAIGRQIRAMDAVPGAWTSHRGNDLKLFRPLPEPDYAHDAKPGTVLHTDGTDDAEGMRVACATGAVLVREVKPAGKRRMNTAEWVRGRGIEAGDHLH, from the coding sequence ATGCGCATCCTGTTCTGGGGTACGCCGGATTTCGCCGTGCCGTCGCTGCGCGCGCTGCTCGGCGAGGGCCACGACGTAGTGGGCGTGGTGACGCAGCCCGACCGGCCGGCGGGGCGCGGTCGCACCGTGCGCCTCTCGCCGGTCAAGCTCGTGGCGCAGGACGAGGCCCTGCCCGTGCTCCAGCCGGAGAGTGCGCGCGGCGACGACTTCCTGACCGTCATCCGCGCCCTGGAGCCGGAGCTGTCGGTAGTGGTGGCGTACGGCCAGATCCTTAAGCGCGAGGTGCTCGATGTGCCGTCGCTCGGATCGCTCAACGTGCACGCATCGCTGCTCCCCGACTTGCGGGGTGCGGCGCCGATCAACTGGGCGATCCGGCTGGGCCACCAGGATACCGGTGTGACGATCATGCGCATGGTCGAGCGCATGGACGCCGGTCCGATCCTGCACCAGGTGGTGGAGCCGATCGGTGAGGAGGAGACCGGCTCGGACCTGTGGGTGCGGCTGAGCGAGATCGGTGCGGAGGCGCTGATCGAGGCGCTGGCGCTCATGGAGCTCGGCGAGATCTCGGAACGGGAACAGGACGAGTCGCGCGCGACGTACGCGCCGCGCATCACGCGTGAAACCGCCCGCGTAGACTGGCATGACAACGCGGTCGCCATAGGCCGCCAGATTCGCGCAATGGATGCAGTGCCGGGTGCCTGGACGTCGCACCGCGGAAACGACCTCAAGCTGTTCCGCCCCCTGCCGGAGCCGGACTACGCGCACGACGCGAAGCCGGGCACCGTGCTGCACACGGACGGAACCGATGACGCCGAGGGGATGCGCGTCGCGTGCGCGACCGGCGCCGTGCTGGTCCGCGAGGTGAAGCCTGCCGGTAAGCGCCGCATGAATACCGCCGAGTGGGTGCGCGGCCGGGGCATCGAGGCGGGGGACCACCTCCATTGA
- the def gene encoding peptide deformylase — MAVRKLRFMGDPVLREKAAPVDGITADIRTLVADMFDTMYAEEGVGLAAPQVGVADRVIVVDPRDEDIEPFALINPEIVHFGDDLERDEEGCLSIPGLKEIVERPATCRVEAINMDGNRITIDADGLLSRILQHEVDHLDGILFLDRVSALKRKLLLKRWQKVKPD, encoded by the coding sequence ATGGCTGTACGAAAGCTTCGTTTCATGGGTGACCCGGTGCTGCGCGAGAAGGCGGCGCCCGTGGATGGCATAACCGCCGATATCCGTACGCTCGTCGCCGACATGTTCGATACGATGTATGCCGAAGAGGGCGTGGGCCTCGCCGCGCCTCAGGTCGGCGTGGCCGATCGTGTGATCGTCGTCGATCCGCGCGACGAGGACATCGAGCCGTTCGCGCTGATCAATCCGGAGATCGTGCATTTCGGTGATGATCTCGAGCGCGACGAGGAAGGCTGTCTGAGCATACCGGGCCTCAAGGAGATCGTCGAGCGGCCGGCGACGTGCCGCGTCGAGGCCATCAACATGGATGGCAACCGCATCACCATCGATGCCGACGGACTCCTGTCACGGATCCTTCAGCATGAAGTCGATCATCTCGATGGCATCCTCTTCCTGGATCGTGTCAGCGCACTCAAGCGGAAGCTGCTGTTGAAGCGCTGGCAGAAGGTGAAGCCGGACTGA
- the yajC gene encoding preprotein translocase subunit YajC, which translates to MSGQFLALALLQQRPAGQGMTIMLIYIVSFGLIAWLLLIRPQRKMQQQHQQMLSALKRGDEVMTEGGIIGTVVHMTDDRVTLKSGENTRVLVARIKIARVISGPETTS; encoded by the coding sequence ATGTCAGGACAGTTCCTCGCACTGGCACTGCTGCAGCAGCGCCCTGCTGGTCAGGGCATGACGATCATGCTGATCTACATCGTGTCCTTCGGCCTGATCGCGTGGCTGCTGCTGATCCGGCCGCAGCGGAAGATGCAGCAGCAGCATCAGCAGATGCTGTCTGCGCTCAAGCGCGGTGACGAGGTCATGACGGAGGGCGGCATTATCGGGACGGTCGTGCACATGACCGACGATCGTGTCACCCTGAAGTCGGGGGAGAACACGCGCGTGCTCGTCGCGCGGATCAAGATCGCGCGCGTGATCAGCGGCCCGGAGACCACAAGCTGA
- the tgt gene encoding tRNA guanosine(34) transglycosylase Tgt, with the protein MFEFVIDHEDGPARAGRYQLPHGVVETPAFMPVGTQATVKTLSHQDLRELGAQIMLSNTYHLYLRPGHDIVEQLGGLHGFMNWERPILTDSGGFQVFSLAASNRIREDGVLFQSHIDGSRHLFTPERVMDVQHALGADIIMAFDECPPGQSSRDAALAAHERTLRWLERCRVRFADIQAEHGTWERQTLLPILQGSVYNDLRIDAARRTLEAGNWHGIAVGGLSVGEPKPKMYAMLEALEPVLPQRLPRYLMGVGYPDDLVEAIRRGIDLFDCVAPTRNGRNGTAWVRDGGQVNTKAARFKLDERPLDPTCDCFTCRTYSRAYIRHLIAAGEQLGMRLVSLHNVRFLIRIADDARAAIRDGRLESWADEWLLRWRGESSHASDRVTQT; encoded by the coding sequence ATGTTCGAGTTCGTCATCGATCACGAGGACGGGCCGGCGCGCGCGGGCCGCTATCAGCTGCCGCATGGCGTCGTCGAGACTCCCGCGTTCATGCCGGTCGGCACACAGGCCACCGTGAAGACGCTGTCGCACCAGGACCTGCGCGAGCTGGGCGCGCAGATCATGCTCTCGAACACGTACCACCTCTACCTGCGGCCCGGTCACGACATCGTCGAGCAGCTCGGCGGGCTGCACGGCTTCATGAACTGGGAACGGCCGATCCTCACCGACTCCGGTGGATTCCAGGTCTTCAGCCTCGCCGCCAGCAACCGCATCCGCGAGGATGGCGTGCTGTTCCAGAGCCACATCGATGGATCACGCCACCTGTTCACGCCCGAGCGCGTCATGGACGTGCAGCACGCGCTCGGAGCCGATATCATCATGGCGTTCGACGAGTGTCCGCCCGGCCAGTCCAGCCGGGACGCCGCGCTGGCGGCGCACGAGCGCACGCTGCGCTGGCTGGAGCGGTGTCGCGTGCGGTTCGCGGACATCCAGGCGGAGCACGGCACGTGGGAGCGTCAGACGCTGCTGCCCATTCTGCAGGGATCGGTGTATAACGACCTGCGGATCGACGCGGCCCGCCGCACGCTCGAAGCGGGCAACTGGCACGGCATTGCCGTCGGCGGGTTGTCCGTCGGCGAGCCGAAGCCGAAGATGTATGCGATGCTCGAGGCGCTCGAGCCGGTGCTGCCGCAGCGCCTGCCTCGATACCTGATGGGCGTCGGCTATCCGGACGACCTGGTCGAGGCGATCCGGCGCGGCATCGACCTGTTCGACTGCGTGGCGCCGACGCGCAACGGCCGCAACGGCACGGCATGGGTTCGCGACGGCGGTCAGGTCAATACGAAGGCGGCGCGGTTCAAGCTGGACGAGCGGCCGCTCGACCCGACGTGCGACTGCTTCACGTGCCGCACATACAGTCGTGCGTACATCCGGCACCTGATCGCAGCCGGTGAGCAGCTCGGCATGCGTCTCGTGTCGCTGCACAACGTGCGTTTCCTCATTCGCATCGCCGATGACGCACGCGCGGCAATACGGGACGGCCGACTGGAAAGCTGGGCCGATGAATGGCTGCTGCGGTGGCGCGGTGAGTCCAGCCACGCGTCCGATCGCGTAACACAAACCTGA